In one Drosophila pseudoobscura strain MV-25-SWS-2005 chromosome X, UCI_Dpse_MV25, whole genome shotgun sequence genomic region, the following are encoded:
- the Coa8 gene encoding COA8 family protein CG14806, mitochondrial, whose translation MCFKYQTRILFTQFNLPRCYATKQAPKGSRPVGLAHPPDPKTVSCDYIGPPDPQSNLRPYVRHYDENETDLAKKLRLTRIEVEAWNASFWTKHNKRFYEEKEDFIRLHKEAGTEDISADRMSEFYKTFLDKNWRIHMMYNLSWYLKNFDMLTLAFMVQVQKLLSRRKRRTGV comes from the exons CTACCGCGATGTTATGCCACAAAGCAGGCACCGAAAGGGAGCCGTCCTGTTGGTCTGGCCCATCCGCCAGATCCGAAGACCGTCAGCTGCGACTATATAGGTCCGCCAGATCCGCAATCGAACCTCCGCCCCTACGTGAGGCACTACGATGAAAACGAAACGGATCTGGCTAAGAAATTGCGATTGACGCGCATCGAAGTGGAGGCTTGGAACGCGAGTTTCTGGACCAAGCACAACAAACGATTCTATGAG GAGAAGGAAGACTTCATACGACTGCACAAAGAGGCTGGCACCGAGGACATCTCGGCCGATCGCATGAGTGAATTCTACAAGACCTTTCTGGACAAGAATTGGCGAATTCATATGATGTACAACCTCTCGTGGTATCTGAAAAACTTTGACATGCTCACATTGGCGTTCATGGTGCAGGTCCAAAAGCTTCTGTCTCGCAGAAAGAGACGAACAGGAGTCTGA